Proteins from one Hyperolius riggenbachi isolate aHypRig1 chromosome 2, aHypRig1.pri, whole genome shotgun sequence genomic window:
- the SPRYD3 gene encoding SPRY domain-containing protein 3 has product MDDLNLHYRFLNWRRRIREIREVRAVRYQERAKHIMVDGDTLSYHGNSGEVGCYVAPRPLSKDNNYFEVSIVDRGVRGTIAVGLVPQYYSLDHQPGWLPDSVAYHADDGKLYNGRTKGRQFGTKCSSGDRIGCGIEPSSFHVQTAQIFFTKNGKRVGSTVMPLSPDGLFPAVGMHSLGEEVRLHLNAELGEDDDSIMMVDSYEDEWGRLHDVRVSGTLLEYVGKGKSIIDVGLAQARRSLSTRSHYFEVEIVDPGEKCYIALGLARKDYPKNRHPGWSRGSVAYHADDGKIFHGSGVGDPFGPRCYKGDIMGCGIMFPRDYILDSEGESDDSSDMKELKLQTRGVRNVMYLRREQQQDEDGEEEEEEEEEEIEREHEGRKVVVFFTRNGKIIGKKESILPLGGFYPTIGMLSSGEKVKVDLHPLSG; this is encoded by the exons TTACCACGGGAACTCTGGGGAGGTTGGCTGCTACGTTGCTCCGAGACCACTAAGTAAAGACAATAATTACTTTGAG GTGTCTATTGTGGACCGTGGCGTTCGTGGGACAATTGCAGTTGGCTTAGTGCCCCAGTATTACAGCCTGGACCATCAGCCAGGATGGCTGCCAGATTCAGTGGCGTACCACGCGGATGACGGCAA GTTGTACAACGGGCGAACGAAAGGAAGGCAGTTTGGCACAAAGTGCAGTTCAGGGGATCGGATTGGCTGCGGTATAGAACCCAGCTCTTTCCACGTACAGACCGCTCAGATCTTCTTCACCAAAAATGGGAAACGG GTTGGCAGCACGGTGATGCCATTGTCTCCTGATGGTCTTTTCCCTGCAGTGGGCATGCACTCTCTAGGAGAGGAAGTCCGGCTTCATTTAAATGCTGAACTCGGTGAGGATGATGACAGCATCATGATGGTGGACAGCTATGAAGATGAATGGGGCAGGCTTCATGACGTCAGAGTATCCGGCACA CTCCTGGAGTATGTTGGGAAGGGTAAAAGTATAATTGATGTGGGCCTGGCCCAAGCTCGTCGCTCTCTCAGCACTCGCAGTCATTACTTTGAGGTGGAGATTGTGGACCCAGGAGAGAAATGCTATATAGCATTAGGCCTGGCAAGAAAG GATTACCCAAAGAACAGACACCCTGGCTGGAGTCGCGGATCTGTGGCTTATCATGCAG ATGATGGAAAAATATTCCATGGAAGTGGTGTTGGAGATCCATTTGGGCCTCGTTGTTACAAAGGTGATATCATGGGCTGTGGAATCATGTTTCCGAGGGACTATATATTGGACAGTGAAG GAGAAAGCGACGACAGTAGTGACATGAAGGAATTGAAGCTACAGACCCGTGGAGTGCGGAATGTCATGTATCTCCGGCGCGAGCAGCAACAGGATgaggatggggaggaggaggaggaagaagaggaggaggagattgaAAGAGAGCATGAAGGCAGGAAAGTTGTG GTATTTTTCACAAGAAATGGAAAGATCATTGGCAAAAAGGAATCCATTCTGCCTCTGGGTGGCTTCTACCCCACCATAGGGATGCTGAGCAGTGGGGAGAAAGTGAAAGTGGACCTGCACCCGCTGAGTGGGTGA